The following proteins are encoded in a genomic region of Oryzias latipes chromosome 17, ASM223467v1:
- the LOC101168403 gene encoding transcription termination factor 4, mitochondrial gives MPRTSMGMRIAARQIFYWTCRDSSFVFSLPHARIHHLPCLRFGTRGLCSSSDHFQSNQRPHEPPPWTAKPVSELSPRSLVDMGCTDSQAEEIYQCVCSIRGEGAARHALSTLTALFVLGLNSSSVVKVLNKCPELCSVKEVQLQQRISNLRKLGLLEGSLQRVVVHYPKILTVPVKSVKNVVLFLKEKCLFTTQQVTDILRDSPAVVLEDKNQLEYKFQYVYFRMGVKQTDMVKCKMFRFTLDELRCRHLFLERRGLYQTPDKKGQTTIINPKLASILDVDQDTFVTSVARASAEEYDVFQKLVAREWKEEGLQGKIEADSDAEEDEGEEEEIGGRNGYRKTKKK, from the exons ATGCCACGGACAAGCATGGGTATGCGAATTGCTGCTAGGCAG ATATTTTACTGGACTTGTAGGGATTCGTCCTTCGTGTTTAGTCTTCCCCACGCCAGGATACATCATCTCCCGTGTCTGCGCTTTGGAACCAGAGGGCTGTGCTCTTCCTCAGATCATTTTCAGTCAAATCAGCGACCCCATGAACCACCTCCATGGACAGCAAAGCCGGTTTCCGAGCTGTCCCCGCGCTCTCTGGTTGACATGGGCTGCACAGACTCACAGGCTGAGGAAATATACCAATGTGTGTGCAGCATCAGAGGAGAAGGAGCTGCCAGACATGCTTTATCAACACTTACAGCCCTTTTTGTCCTGGGTCTTAATTCCTCCAGTGTGGTGAAAGTGCTTAACAAATGTCCTGAACTATGTAGTGTCAAAGAGGTACAGCTTCAGCAGAGAATAAGCAACCTGCGGAAGCTGGGATTACTGGAAG GGAGTCTTCAGAGAGTTGTGGTCCACTACCCTAAAATACTGACTGTGCCTGTGAAGTCAGTCAAAAATGTGGTGCTCTTTCTCAAAGAGAAGTGCCTTTTTACAACGCAGCAGGTCACAGACATCCTCAGAGACAGTCCAGCCGTGGTACTGGAGGACAAGAATCAACTGGAGTACAAGTTTCAG TATGTTTACTTCAGAATGGGAGTCAAACAGACAGATATGGTGAAGTGCAAGATGTTTCGTTTCACTCTCGATGAGCTGCGCTGTCGACACCTTTTTCTTGAGCGGCGAGGCCTGTACCAGACCCCAGATAAGAAGGGACAGACGACCATCATCAACCCCAAACTGGCCAGCATCCTCGATGTGGACCAGGACACCTTCGTCACAAGTGTTGCCCGGGCATCTGCAGAAGAATATGATGTGTTTCAGAAACTTGTGGCAAGAGAGTGGAAGGAGGAGGGGTTACAGGGCAAAATAGAAGCTGATAGTGATGCTGAAGAAgatgagggggaggaggaggagattgGTGGAAGAAATGGATatagaaagacaaaaaagaaataa
- the pask gene encoding PAS domain-containing serine/threonine-protein kinase, whose amino-acid sequence MATRNHQLSSLLPGSLPHPSTASETEESLFSLLISGGFDLPEYPSSLNPNKAVLTISSQTGEILSANEQAAKLFESPSVDLIGKKISSLLKRTNQVLEEALEENDVRVDGTIGTVSGKVVDAVTSSGEVPVSLCTYREPQSEDRLLVMTEAVERVSAYFSFSQDGRILTCDSAFAHLHGYLNPEGLKGAAIQNLIPSLQIPLYSHTLPKMLRAQRVFGKSRDGTSVPLCVKLQSTVLCGKPPNQSDEHNSTRDGHELSNDECNQWEPHQDKRNVPNPEKQSREKSSGEKVDDIRTSLSPLLEYCGTVWMFVPRSSLLLLHPDGSIFSIHNHLALSLFGYSNEELLGKSVSFLMPGFYTWMSDLDKKDGPLSESRIELPKSPTSSRISDPSSLVAGDLAMVQQAVQGQTSSGRGRIFTGNCTNLEKHTSALSALSSPAVTSTRVVMANDTIELLREAARVAPCSSLPNSAETTQALLGTFTWVEPLEDGSCCSASTEVSVPRREGQQRSHTPVIVSVGTPTQHGQAASSVSDTCPVAEEEKPSCSSQLQDSSFDVISLESRSASGLCEKFNRHGEFKPDHAEESVPEHTLDSASSFLDINGDVVSTAFADLNLSSSIELLSSGGCTDDNQLSVASLDTAELLQTPSLCVIESDQESESVCVPHVAAEARNDMSEELQTAATTTDKGKSQECCANVSQQSMTDVPATSTPKKQKMDGQVLSSHRTIVDAQVEGSGYHRDGTRVDVQLDVHKTVLSDGSFMFCVWIKKAGQQGTAMQANHSLTNQSGASFGERIGEGSALRSTTDLENSRACDGQFEEEYQPAKAVGKGAFGFVWKAVRRCDGQEVIVKFISKARIVSDSWVDDPMLGKVSQEIAILTRVQHHNIVKVVEVFENGSYFQMVMEKHGDGLDLFEFIDMQPRLDEPLASYIFRQLVAAVFYLRTKNIIHRDIKDENIIIDKCFHIRLIDFGSAAILVPGKLFYNFCGTLEYCSPEVLQGHPYEGPELEMWSLGVLLFTLLFSENPFCDVEEILDAKLKLPFSVSSELHVVLRGLLHSNPKKRMTLDQLLLQPWISQPISLAEYSWSEVAPANESYCPPQPQKLSSPATVIKQGLFLDQGEETLSHDEEEDEEERLSMVALETELQKYLCED is encoded by the exons ATGGCAACAAGAAACCATCAACTCTCCAGCTTACTTCCTGGCTCCCTGCCACACCCATCCACTGCATCAGAAACAGAGGAGAGTCTGTTTAGTTTGCTTATCTCGGGAGGTTTTGATCTTCCGGAATATCCATCATCCCTCAATCCAAACAAAGCCGTCCTTACCATTTCTTCTCAAACTGGGGAG ATTCTCTCAGCAAATGAACAGGCAGCCAAGCTGTTTGAGTCTCCATCAGTGgacctgatcggaaagaaaatatCCTCTTTGTTAAAGAGAACAAACCAGGTTCTTGAGGAAGCATTAGAAGAAAATGACGTGCGTGTAGATGGAACCATTGGTACAGTTAGTGGAAAAGTG gTGGATGCTGTGACATCATCTGGTGAGGTTCCTGTATCACTGTGTACTTACAGAGAGCCTCAAAGTGAAGACCGCTTGCTTGTCATGACAGAAGCTGTAGAAAGGGTTTCtgcttatttttcattttcgcAGGAT GGAAGGATCCTAACCTGTGACAGTGCATTTGCTCACCTCCATGGGTACCTCAACCCTGAGGGGTTGAAAGGAGCTGCCATACAGAATCTAATCCCCTCCTTACAAATTCCCCTCTACAGTCACACATTGCCTAAA ATGCTGAGGGCTCAGCGAGTGTTTGGGAAGAGCAGGGATGGCACATCAGTGCCTCTCTGTGTAAAACTACAGAGCACCGTGTTGTGTGGAAAACCTCCAAACCAGAGTGATGAGCACAACTCCACCAGAGACGGGCATGAACTTTCAAATGACGAATGCAACCAGTGGGAGCCTCATCAAGACAAGAGAAATGTCCCAAATCCTGAGAAACAGAGCAGAGAGAAGTCATCAG GTGAAAAAGTGGACGACATCAGAACCTCTCTTAGTCCATTACTGGAGTACTGTGGAacagtttggatgtttgttccAAGAAGCagtcttctcctcctccatcctgATGGCTCAATCTTCAGCATCCACAACCATCTGGCCCTCAGTCTGTTTGGTTACAGCAATGAGGAGCTGCTTGGAAAG AGCGTCTCTTTCCTGATGCCTGGTTTCTATACATGGATGTCTGACTTGGACAAAAAGGACGGCCCGCTCTCTGAATCTCGTATAGAATTGCCCAAAAGTCCAACTTCCTCGAGAATATCAG ATCCTTCCTCCCTGGTGGCTGGAGACTTGGCCATGGTGCAGCAGGCCGTCCAAGGTCAGACGTCCTCAGGGAGAGGCAGGATCTTCACTGGAAACTGCACCAATCTGGAGAAGCACACCAGCGCTCTATCAGCCCTCTCCTCTCCTGCAGTCACGTCCACACGTGTAGTTAT GGCTAATGACACTATAGAGCTGCTGAGGGAAGCAGCCCGAGTGGCTCCCTGCAGTAGTCTGCCTAACAGTGCAGAGACCACCCAGGCACTCCTCGGGACGTTTACCTGGGTAGAACCTCTGGAGGATggatcctgctgctctgcttccACTGAGGTGTCCGTTCCACGCAGGGAAGGTCAGCAAAGGAGCCACACACCGGTCATTG TTTCTGTAGGCACCCCTACTCAACATGGCCAGGCAGCCAGCAGTGTGAGTGACACCTGTCCTGTAGCAGAGGAGGAAAAACCCTCGTGCTCTTCACAGCTTCAAGACTCGAGCTTTGATGTCATCTCACTAGAGAGCAG ATCAGCTTCAGGCCTCTGTGAGAAGTTTAATCGCCACGGTGAATTTAAGCCGGACCATGCAGAAGAGTCCGTTCCAGAACACACTTTGGACTCGGCCAGTTCCTTCCTGGACATCAATGGAGATGTAGTTTCCACAGCCTTCGCTGATCTAAACCTGAGCAGTAGTATAGAACTGCTTAGCAGCGGAGGATGCACCGACGACAACCAACTGTCCGTAGCATCTTTGGATACAGCTGAGCTCCTGCAGACACCCTCCCTGTGTGTGATTGAGTCTGACCAGGAATcggagtctgtctgcgttcccCATGTTGCTGCAGAAGCCAGGAACGACATGAGCGAGGAGCTGCAGACAGCTGCCACTACAACTGATAAAGGGAAGAGCCAAGAGTGTTGTGCGAATGTTAGCCAGCAGTCGATGACAGACGTCCCCGCCACATCAACACCTAAGAAGCAGAAGATGGACGGACAGGTGCTGTCCTCACACAGGACTATAGTAGATGCACAAGTTGAAGGAAGCGGATATCACCGAGATGGAACAAGAGTAG ATGTCCAGCTGGATGTGCATAAGACTGTCCTTTCTGATGGAAGCTTCATGTTCTGTGTGTGGATAAAAAAGGCCGGCCAGCAGGGAACAGCGATGCAAGCAAACCATTCACTGACCAACCAATCAGGAGCTAGTTTTGGAGAG AGGATTGGTGAAGGTTCAGCTCTGCGTTCCACCACTGATCTGGAGAATTCTCGAGCTTGTGATGGGCAGTTTGAAGAAGAGTACCAGCCTGCCAAAGCTGTTGGTAAAGGAGCTTTTGGTTTTGTCTGGAAGGCAGTAAGACGCTGTGATGGACAGgag GTGATAGTGAAGTTCATCAGCAAGGCCAGGATAGTGAGTGACTCCTGGGTAGATGACCCCATGTTAGGAAAGGTGAGCCAGGAGATTGCCATTCTGACGCGAGTGCAGCACCATAACATTGTCAAG GTAGTGGAGGTGTTTGAGAATGGAAGTTACTTCCAGATGGTGATGGAGAAGCACGGAGATGGTTTGGACCTATTTGAATTCATAGACATGCAACCGAGGCTGGATGAGCCACTGGCCAGTTATATCTTCAGACAA CTTGTTGCTGCTGTATTCTATCTGAGAACCAAGAACATCATCCACAGGGACATTAAAGACGAGAACATCATCATTGACAAGTGTTTTCACATCCGGCTGATAGACTTTGGCTCTGCTGCAATACTGGTTCCTGGGAAGCTCTTCTACAATTTCTGTGGTACACTGGAGTACTGTTCCCCAGAAGTTCTTCAGGGACATCC TTATGAGGGCCCAGAGCTGGAGATGTGGTCTCTTGGGGTACTACTCTTCACTTTGCTGTTTAGTGAGAACCCCTTCTGTGATGTGGAGGAGATCTTGGACGCCAAACTCAAACTTCCATTCTCTGTTTCTTCAG agCTGCATGTTGTGTTGCGAGGACTGCTGCACTCCAACCCCAAAAAAAGGATGACTTTAGATCAGTTGCTGTTGCAGCCTTGGATCAGCCAGCCCATCTCCTTAGCAGAATACAGCTGGTCAGAGGTAGCTCCTGCAAACGAGAGCTACT GCCCCCCGCAGCCTCAGAAGCTGTCCAGTCCTGCTACAGTTATCAAACAAGGCTTGTTTCTGGATCAAGGAGAGGAGACTCTGTCTCAcgatgaagaggaagatgaagaggaaaggtTGTCCATGGTGGCTCTGGAAACTGAGCTTCAGAAGTATCTTTGTGAGGATTGA
- the gpr148 gene encoding probable G-protein coupled receptor 148, with protein MQFGKDIVNFTQDWVAVVESWHLELFCIPATVITLATLIANPVLLCCIFTFRALRQETRYLLVANTLVADMLFLVLNLTTTFINSVEVRISWMACELMTIVLVTAYSSAILTVTVMVVDTFAAVNWPLHYHDFLTPARTYSLLVLMWVLVAIFPLTLLIIKWESSTENVFACLAVISLGLIQNKNVEGVYVYFLVCAIACSLVIFYCYIRLYMVTRTQGIWQTRFSRARVTVLAHGVLLFLYFVPGFLFALELLMFREQSSHPDVNVWISTLNGSFFMLLPRALAPYLYGLRYREISEYLTLLLHRQRRLSQISLS; from the coding sequence ATGCAATTTGGTAAAGACATTGTAAACTTCACGCAGGATTGGGTTGCAGTTGTGGAGTCATGGCACCTGGAGTTGTTTTGCATTCCCGCCACTGTCATCACCTTGGCTACCTTGATTGCAAACCCTGTTCTCCTGTgttgcatttttacttttcgCGCCTTGCGTCAGGAAACCCGCTACCTGCTGGTGGCTAACACTCTAGTGGCAGACATGCTCTTCCTTGTCCTCAACCTGACCACAACCTTCATCAACTCAGTGGAAGTCCGCATTTCCTGGATGGCGTGTGAGCTGATGACAATCGTCCTTGTCACCGCTTACAGCTCTGCCATCCTCACTGTCACTGTCATGGTGGTTGACACCTTTGCTGCCGTCAACTGGCCACTTCATTACCACGATTTCCTCACACCTGCTCGCACCTACAGTCTCCTCGTGTTGATGTGGGTACTGGTGGCCATCTTCCCCTTGACTTTGCTTATTATTAAGTGGGAAAGTTCTACTGAAAACGTCTTTGCCTGTCTGGCTGTCATTTCCCTTGGCTTGATCCAAAACAAAAACGTGGAGGGCGTTTACGTGTACTTTTTGGTGTGCGCCATAGCCTGTTCCTTGGTCATTTTCTACTGTTATATTCGGCTCTACATGGTGACAAGGACGCAGGGTATTTGGCAGACCCGCTTCTCCAGGGCGCGGGTCACCGTACTGGCCCACGGGGTTCTGCTCTTTCTCTACTTTGTCCCTGGCTTTCTCTTTGCACTAGAGCTCCTCATGTTCCGTGAACAGAGCTCACATCCGGACGTAAATGTGTGGATCAGCACTCTCAATGGCAGTTTTTTTATGCTCCTCCCCAGGGCCCTCGCCCCTTATCTGTATGGTCTGAGGTACAGAGAGATCAGTGAATATCTGACTCTGCTGCTGCATCGCCAGAGAAGACTCAGCCAAATCTCCCTATCCTGA